A window of the Cystobacter fuscus genome harbors these coding sequences:
- a CDS encoding AAC(3) family N-acetyltransferase, with amino-acid sequence MRTREQLVNDLRQLGVNAGDLVMVHASLRAIGPVEGGVGGVLDSLDAAVGPDGTLIPWNDYYGPGSPLEHAWRSGVRVLRLGADLNTVTLLHLAEYLVELPSKRRVRRYVRVLGPHGPEERTVDCLDDEFGIVDTQGEDYFGLLLRDYLARGTARTGRVGHAVSELLDGADVLSFGVQWMAEHLG; translated from the coding sequence ATGCGGACCCGTGAACAACTGGTGAACGATCTGCGCCAGCTCGGCGTGAACGCAGGCGACCTCGTAATGGTGCACGCATCGCTGCGCGCGATCGGACCCGTCGAGGGAGGTGTCGGCGGGGTGCTGGACAGCCTCGACGCGGCGGTGGGTCCGGACGGCACGCTGATCCCCTGGAACGACTACTACGGGCCGGGCTCGCCGCTCGAGCATGCGTGGCGGAGCGGGGTCCGGGTCTTGCGGCTGGGCGCGGACCTCAACACCGTGACCCTGCTGCACCTGGCCGAATATCTCGTGGAGCTGCCCAGCAAGCGGCGCGTGCGCCGGTACGTTCGGGTGCTCGGCCCCCACGGCCCCGAGGAGCGAACCGTCGACTGCCTCGACGACGAGTTCGGCATCGTCGACACGCAGGGGGAGGACTACTTCGGGCTGCTCCTGCGCGATTACCTCGCCCGGGGCACGGCGCGGACGGGACGGGTGGGCCACGCGGTGAGCGAATTGCTCGACGGCGCCGACGTCCTCTCCTTCGGTGTCCAGTGGATGGCCGAGCACCTCGGTTGA
- a CDS encoding ETX/MTX2 family pore-forming toxin: MAIINFSDFVQVWANNLAAKNGTFVKWICLDASKSELAQYQDKQISQTWGTATYDMKAQPTTAPSFVQSSDFNNQLDSAQNYNFTYSKATKDTYSWQVTSGIQVTTSAEIGVTVPDLFSAKVSVSNTLSMSSTQGTTSEEDQTWSIQENIAVPPRTHVTASAAVNEQKVTTSWTADVAIGGRAAVWFDGQISIPALGDGTHWLFFPTPDYIFRTYPQSVPAGYYLDAQGQLHFSASGTFTGVKGVQCTFDVRKADASPGADAASTVLMSKTFLAQKK; this comes from the coding sequence ATGGCGATCATCAACTTCTCGGATTTCGTGCAGGTATGGGCCAACAACCTCGCGGCGAAGAACGGCACTTTCGTGAAATGGATCTGCCTCGATGCCAGCAAGAGCGAACTGGCTCAGTACCAGGACAAGCAGATCTCCCAGACCTGGGGAACGGCCACCTATGACATGAAAGCGCAGCCGACCACGGCTCCCAGCTTCGTTCAGAGCTCCGACTTCAACAACCAGCTGGATTCGGCGCAGAACTACAACTTCACCTATTCGAAGGCCACCAAGGACACGTATTCCTGGCAGGTGACCTCTGGCATCCAGGTCACGACGTCCGCGGAGATCGGAGTGACGGTGCCCGACCTCTTCTCGGCCAAGGTGTCCGTCTCCAACACCCTCTCCATGTCGTCGACCCAGGGGACGACCAGCGAGGAGGATCAGACCTGGTCCATCCAGGAGAACATCGCCGTGCCACCCCGGACCCACGTCACCGCCTCCGCGGCCGTCAACGAGCAGAAGGTGACCACCTCCTGGACAGCCGACGTCGCCATTGGCGGTCGCGCGGCCGTCTGGTTCGATGGCCAGATCTCCATTCCGGCCCTGGGCGATGGCACGCACTGGCTGTTCTTCCCGACGCCCGACTACATCTTCCGGACCTACCCGCAGTCGGTTCCCGCCGGGTATTACCTCGACGCGCAGGGACAGTTGCACTTCAGCGCGAGCGGCACCTTCACGGGGGTCAAGGGCGTGCAGTGCACCTTCGACGTCCGTAAGGCCGATGCCTCTCCGGGCGCGGACGCGGCGAGCACCGTGCTGATGAGCAAGACGTTCCTCGCGCAGAAAAAGTGA